One genomic window of Gossypium hirsutum isolate 1008001.06 chromosome D11, Gossypium_hirsutum_v2.1, whole genome shotgun sequence includes the following:
- the LOC107927248 gene encoding pentatricopeptide repeat-containing protein At1g62670, mitochondrial, which translates to MVLKLSTIKLKFPNKIPPWLNFPGRYFSLSYAATLRPKPETDTDPQSVDNYEEKIGFLKHNLHPGNLIRILDKTQDSNSALKIFKWAALQKSFNHTPDTYYHISLKLGLAGNVKEMDNFCLNLARDKCVGSREALASLVHTFVRHSRLNEAIRVLGNMTLCGLNPSVDVFNDLLCALVKKTDFQNVLFVYKEMVKGGIVPTVGTLNSLLEVLFETNRVESGLNQFRRMNKKGCSPNVRTFEIVIKGLVLNNRVDDAVLILHEMLELKYQPDVCFYICIIPLFCQENRLEQGIQLFKQMRAANLVPNSVICRELVHCLCMNLHLDDAINILEEMIEIGEIPPLDSFVDVMNGFCEAKRYNEAMCFLENNCGNLVSPHKVLLEGCCKAANFFLGISLLEKMSERGIADCDCWNILLGWICENASIKKAYELLGRMIVRSVVPDCSTYAALVVGNCNLNKYEDALELFHYIWSKFWVLDSKCYSRLVEGLCRLKRIEEAVVVYYYMSKSKCPLEVATFNLLIEATCDAGKVDEAVKLRSLAYYSGTSCSSVTHITIMLAFLKSGRAKDVLVMFSQMVIGGCKVHAEVYCILIRSMCALNRFKDCALFCKLMINESLMPDSGTIHDLLSCLTNHSQLRLVSKDIDKIISGMDTLDSTMFNLLINGLWKEGCRREARNLLDLMLERGWVPDATTHTLFVGSNVEGVTSRGRPTYENSMDEDNVSNILAEALGK; encoded by the coding sequence ATGGTGTTAAAGCTTTCGaccattaaactaaaatttcccAACAAAATCCCGCCATGGCTCAACTTCCCTGGCCGCTATTTCTCCCTTTCGTACGCCGCAACTCTCCGGCCGAAGCCCGAAACAGACACCGACCCTCAATCGGTTGACAATTATGAAGAAAAGATAGGGTTTTTAAAGCACAATCTACACCCGGGTAACTTAATCCGGATTCTGGACAAAACCCAAGATTCGAATTCAGCTCTCAAGATATTCAAATGGGCTGCTTTGCAGAAAAGCTTTAACCACACCCCTGATACGTATTACCACATCAGTTTAAAATTGGGTTTGGCTGGAAATGTTAAAGAAATGGACAATTTTTGTCTAAATTTGGCGAGAGACAAATGTGTAGGTTCGAGGGAGGCTCTTGCTTCTTTGGTTCATACATTCGTTAGGCATTCTAGGCTCAATGAGGCAATTCGGGTTCTTGGGAACATGACATTATGTGGGTTAAATCCCTCTGTtgatgtttttaatgatttattgtGTGCTCTTGTTAAGAAAACAGATTTTCAAAATGTCTTGTTTGTTTACAAGGAGATGGTGAAAGGGGGGATTGTGCCCACAGTTGGTACTTTGAACTCTTTGTTGGAGGTATTGTTCGAGACTAATAGGGTCGAATCGGGTTTGAATCAGTTTAGGAGGATGAACAAGAAGGGTTGTAGTCCTAATGTTAGGACCTTCGAGATTGTTATTAAAGGTCTTGTTTTGAATAATAGAGTTGATGATGCAGTGCTCATTTTGCATGAAATGTTGGAGCTAAAGTATCAGCCCGATGTGTGTTTTTATATCTGTATTATCCCTTTGTTTTGTCAAGAGAACAGATTAGAACAAGGAATACAGCTGTTTAAGCAGATGCGAGCGGCTAATTTGGTGCCGAATTCAGTCATTTGCAGGGAATTGGTTCATTGTTTATGTATGAACCTTCATCTAGATGATGCTATTAACATTCTTGAAGAGATGATAGAAATCGGTGAGATTCCTCCCCTTGATTCATTTGTGGATGTAATGAACGGTTTTTGTGAAGCCAAAAGATACAATGAAGCAATGTGTTTCTTGGAGAATAACTGTGGTAACTTAGTTTCTCCACATAAAGTATTGCTTGAAGGTTGTTGTAAGGCTGCTAATTTTTTTCTAGGAATAAGTCTTCTCGAGAAAATGTCTGAGAGAGGTATAGCTGATTgtgattgttggaacattttacTCGGTTGGATTTGTGAGAATGCAAGCATCAAGAAAGCTTACGAGCTTCTTGGAAGAATGATTGTACGGTCCGTAGTTCCTGATTGCAGCACATACGCAGCTCTTGTTGTAGGTAATTGTAATCTGAACAAGTACGAGGATGCTTTGGAACTATTTCATTACATTTGGTCCAAATTCTGGGTTTTGGACTCTAAATGTTATTCTAGGCTAGTTGAAGGTCTTTGCAGGCTAAAAAGGATTGAAGAGGCTGTCGTGGTATATTATTACATGTCTAAAAGTAAATGCCCCCTTGAAGTTGCCACATTCAACCTGTTGATTGAGGCCACATGTGATGCCGGAAAGGTGGATGAAGCAGTCAAGCTGAGGTCATTGGCTTATTATTCTGGTACTTCCTGCTCTAGTGTGACTCACATCACCATAATGCTTGCCTTCCTTAAATCCGGAAGGGCTAAAGATGTCTTGGTAATGTTTTCCCAAATGGTGATCGGGGGTTGTAAAGTTCATGCAGAAGTATACTGTATTCTAATACGAAGTATGTGTGCACTGAATAGATTTAAGGATTGTGCTTTATTTTGCAAGCTAATGATTAACGAGAGCCTCATGCCTGATTCGGGGACAATTCATGACCTTCTCTCTTGTTTAACTAACCATTCTCAGTTACGCTTGGTGTCAAAAGATATCGATAAAATTATTTCTGGAATGGATACCTTGGATTCAACTATGTTTAATCTGCTGATTAATGGCCTATGGAAAGAAGGTTGCCGGAGGGAGGCTCGGAATTTATTAGATTTGATGTTGGAAAGGGGTTGGGTCCCAGATGCTACAACTCATACGTTGTTCGTTGGATCCAATGTTGAAGGGGTAACAAGTAGGGGAAGACCAACATATGAAAATTCGATGGATGAAGATAATGTTAGCAACATCCTTGCTGAGGCATTGGGGAAGTGA
- the LOC107927249 gene encoding uncharacterized protein isoform X1 has translation MFVKFLTFLSSLQYRRSDWLIFNSENAASGQVMATKRVIAVCQSGGEFETDKNGVMLYKGGDAHAIDLDDQTKFDDFKKELAEMFNLNMSTMSVKYFLPGNKKTLISISNDKDLKRLIKFHGNSTTVDVFILMEENVPHDVSNMPASRSSRTTLSEAVAPAPDPAPAPAPALVLASLDPPLDVMDDTTRSNIPLAASLDIVDATNHIDPHIDLAPEFSSILPLAKTTQQWQNTITGVGQRFTGVQEFRETLRKYAIAHQFAFRYKKNDSHRVTVKCRAEGCPWRIHASRLSTTQLICIKKMNPTHTCEGAALTTGHQATRSWVASIIKERLKVFPTYKPKDIVQDIKQEFGIQLNYFQAWRGKEIAREQLQGSYKDAYSQLPLFCERIMETNPGSLATFSTKEDSSFHRLFIAFHASLSGFLQGCRPLLFLDSIPLNSKYQGTLLAATAADGNDDVFPVAFSVVDAETDENWYWFLLQLKSALSTSCSITFVADIQKGLRESISEIFKGSFHGYCLRYLTEQLIRDLKGQFSHEMKRLMIDDLYNAALAPRPEAFHSYINSIKKISLEAYNWIIQSEPQYWANSYFQGARYNHMASNFGELFYSWVSDAHELPITQMVDVIRQKVMELIYSRRAESDHWLTRLTPCMEEKLEKESLKVRTLQVLLTSGSIFEVRGDSTTEMVDMDRWDCSCKGWQLTALPCSHAIAVISCIGRSPYDFCSRYFTTESYRLTYAESIQPIPDVERPLQKDTSSALVTVTPPPTRRPPGRPTTKKVGTPEVMKRQLQCSRCKGLGHNKSTCKELL, from the exons ATGTTTGTCAAATTCCTTACCTTTCTTTCATCTTTGCAGTATCGACGCTCTGATTGGTTGATTTTCAATTCAGAGAACGCCGCCTCCGGTCAG GTCATGGCTACCAAAAGGGTGATAGCGGTTTGTCAATCTGGTGGTGAGTTTGAGACTGATAAGAACGGGGTGATGTTGTATAAAGGCGGAGATGCTCATGCGATAGACCTTGATGATCAAACGAAGTTCGACGACTTCAAGAAGGAGCTAGCAGAAATGTTTAATTTGAACATGAGTACTATGTCTGTTAAATACTTCCTCCCTGGCAATAAAAAGACTCTCATCAGTATCTCCAATGACAAGGATTTAAAGCGGTTAATAAAATTTCATGGGAATTCCACCACTGTCGATGTGTTTATCCTAATGGAGGAAAATGTTCCTCATGATGTTTCCAACATGCCAGCCAGTAG GTCTAGCAGGACAACTTTGTCTGAAGCAGTGGCTCCAGCTCCGGATCCGGCTCCGGCTCCAGCTCCAGCTCTGGTTCTGGCTTCGCTTGATCCACCTCTAGATGTTATGGATGATACCACTCGATCGAATATTCCTCTTGCGGCCTCTCTTGATATTGTTGATGCTACCAATCATATTGATCCACACATTGATCTAGCACCTGAGTTTTCATCTATTCTTCCTCTTGCTAAAACCACTCAGCAGTGGCAGAATACAATTACAGGGGTGGGGCAACGATTCACTGGTGTTCAGGAATTTCGTGAGACATTACGTAAATATGCCATCGCACATCAGTTCGCATTCAGGTATAAAAAGAACGATAGTCACCGCGTGACTGTTAAGTGCAGAGCAGAAGGCTGCCCTTGGAGAATCCATGCATCAAGGTTGTCAACCACTCAGCTGATATGTATCAAGAAGATGAATCCAACACATACTTGTGAAGGGGCTGCTTTGACCACCGGGCATCAAGCAACCAGGAGTTGGGTAGCTAGTATAATCAAGGAGAGGTTAAAAGTTTTCCCAACTTACAAACCCAAGGATATTGTACAAGACATTAAACAGGAGTTTGGCATACAACTGAACTACTTTCAGGCTTGGCGTGGGAAAGAAATTGCTAGAGAGCAGCTTCAGGGTTCATATAAGGATGCATATAGTCAGTTACCACTTTTCTGCGAGAGGATAATGGAGACCAATCCAGGCAGTCTTGCTACATTCTCCACTAAGGAAGACTCTAGTTTTCATCGCCTCTTTATCGCATTCCATGCTTCTCTGTCCGGCTTTCTACAAGGTTGCAGACCTCTCCTTTTTCTTGATAGCATACCCTTGAATTCCAAATATCAAGGTACCTTGTTGGCAGCAACCGCTGCAGATGGGAATGATGATGTATTTCCTGTTGCCTTTTCTGTCGTTGATGCTGAAACTGATGAGAACTGGTATTGGTTTTTGTTACAACTGAAATCTGCCCTGTCAACATCTTGTTCTATAACATTTGTTGCAGACATACAGAAGGGTTTACGGGAGTCAATCTCCGAAATTTTCAAGGGATCATTTCATGGTTATTGTCTCCGATACTTAACTGAACAGCTCATTAGAGACTTGAAAGGGCAGTTTTCCCATGAGATGAAACGGCTCATGATTGACGACCTTTATAATGCAGCTTTGGCACCTAGACCTGAAGCCTTCCATTCGTATATCAACAGCATCAAAAAAATTTCACTGGAAGCTTACAATTGGATCATTCAGAGTGAGCCCCAATACTGGGCAAATTCATATTTCCAGGGTGCTAGATATAACCATATGGCATCAAACTTTGGGGAACTCTTTTATAGTTGGGTGTCAGATGCACACGAATTACCTATAACTCAGATGGTTGATGTCATACGGCAAAAGGTTATGGAGTTAATTTATTCCCGCAGGGCTGAGTCTGATCATTGGTTAACAAGGCTTACTCCATGCATGGAGGAAAAATTGGAAAAGGAGAGCTTGAAAGTCCGTACTCTTCAAGTGCTTCTGACTTCTGGTAGCATATTTGAGGTCCGTGGTGATTCCACCACTGAAATGGTTGACATGGACCGATGGGATTGCAGTTGTAAAGGTTGGCAACTTACAGCTTTACCATGTTCTCATGCTATTGCCGTTATCAGTTGCATTGGACGAAGCCCATATGACTTTTGCTCCAGATACTTTACAACCGAGAGCTACAGGTTAACCTATGCAGAGTCTATACAACCTATTCCAGATGTGGAGAGACCTCTGCAGAAGGATACTTCATCAGCTCTAGTGACTGTAACTCCTCCTCCAACACGCCGTCCACCAGGTAGGCCCACCACAAAAAAAGTTGGAACACCAGAGGTAATGAAGCGTCAACTACAGTGCAGTAGATGCAAGGGTTTAGGGCACAACAAGTCCACTTGCAAAGAGCTCTTGTAG
- the LOC107927249 gene encoding uncharacterized protein isoform X2 has product MATKRVIAVCQSGGEFETDKNGVMLYKGGDAHAIDLDDQTKFDDFKKELAEMFNLNMSTMSVKYFLPGNKKTLISISNDKDLKRLIKFHGNSTTVDVFILMEENVPHDVSNMPASRSSRTTLSEAVAPAPDPAPAPAPALVLASLDPPLDVMDDTTRSNIPLAASLDIVDATNHIDPHIDLAPEFSSILPLAKTTQQWQNTITGVGQRFTGVQEFRETLRKYAIAHQFAFRYKKNDSHRVTVKCRAEGCPWRIHASRLSTTQLICIKKMNPTHTCEGAALTTGHQATRSWVASIIKERLKVFPTYKPKDIVQDIKQEFGIQLNYFQAWRGKEIAREQLQGSYKDAYSQLPLFCERIMETNPGSLATFSTKEDSSFHRLFIAFHASLSGFLQGCRPLLFLDSIPLNSKYQGTLLAATAADGNDDVFPVAFSVVDAETDENWYWFLLQLKSALSTSCSITFVADIQKGLRESISEIFKGSFHGYCLRYLTEQLIRDLKGQFSHEMKRLMIDDLYNAALAPRPEAFHSYINSIKKISLEAYNWIIQSEPQYWANSYFQGARYNHMASNFGELFYSWVSDAHELPITQMVDVIRQKVMELIYSRRAESDHWLTRLTPCMEEKLEKESLKVRTLQVLLTSGSIFEVRGDSTTEMVDMDRWDCSCKGWQLTALPCSHAIAVISCIGRSPYDFCSRYFTTESYRLTYAESIQPIPDVERPLQKDTSSALVTVTPPPTRRPPGRPTTKKVGTPEVMKRQLQCSRCKGLGHNKSTCKELL; this is encoded by the exons ATGGCTACCAAAAGGGTGATAGCGGTTTGTCAATCTGGTGGTGAGTTTGAGACTGATAAGAACGGGGTGATGTTGTATAAAGGCGGAGATGCTCATGCGATAGACCTTGATGATCAAACGAAGTTCGACGACTTCAAGAAGGAGCTAGCAGAAATGTTTAATTTGAACATGAGTACTATGTCTGTTAAATACTTCCTCCCTGGCAATAAAAAGACTCTCATCAGTATCTCCAATGACAAGGATTTAAAGCGGTTAATAAAATTTCATGGGAATTCCACCACTGTCGATGTGTTTATCCTAATGGAGGAAAATGTTCCTCATGATGTTTCCAACATGCCAGCCAGTAG GTCTAGCAGGACAACTTTGTCTGAAGCAGTGGCTCCAGCTCCGGATCCGGCTCCGGCTCCAGCTCCAGCTCTGGTTCTGGCTTCGCTTGATCCACCTCTAGATGTTATGGATGATACCACTCGATCGAATATTCCTCTTGCGGCCTCTCTTGATATTGTTGATGCTACCAATCATATTGATCCACACATTGATCTAGCACCTGAGTTTTCATCTATTCTTCCTCTTGCTAAAACCACTCAGCAGTGGCAGAATACAATTACAGGGGTGGGGCAACGATTCACTGGTGTTCAGGAATTTCGTGAGACATTACGTAAATATGCCATCGCACATCAGTTCGCATTCAGGTATAAAAAGAACGATAGTCACCGCGTGACTGTTAAGTGCAGAGCAGAAGGCTGCCCTTGGAGAATCCATGCATCAAGGTTGTCAACCACTCAGCTGATATGTATCAAGAAGATGAATCCAACACATACTTGTGAAGGGGCTGCTTTGACCACCGGGCATCAAGCAACCAGGAGTTGGGTAGCTAGTATAATCAAGGAGAGGTTAAAAGTTTTCCCAACTTACAAACCCAAGGATATTGTACAAGACATTAAACAGGAGTTTGGCATACAACTGAACTACTTTCAGGCTTGGCGTGGGAAAGAAATTGCTAGAGAGCAGCTTCAGGGTTCATATAAGGATGCATATAGTCAGTTACCACTTTTCTGCGAGAGGATAATGGAGACCAATCCAGGCAGTCTTGCTACATTCTCCACTAAGGAAGACTCTAGTTTTCATCGCCTCTTTATCGCATTCCATGCTTCTCTGTCCGGCTTTCTACAAGGTTGCAGACCTCTCCTTTTTCTTGATAGCATACCCTTGAATTCCAAATATCAAGGTACCTTGTTGGCAGCAACCGCTGCAGATGGGAATGATGATGTATTTCCTGTTGCCTTTTCTGTCGTTGATGCTGAAACTGATGAGAACTGGTATTGGTTTTTGTTACAACTGAAATCTGCCCTGTCAACATCTTGTTCTATAACATTTGTTGCAGACATACAGAAGGGTTTACGGGAGTCAATCTCCGAAATTTTCAAGGGATCATTTCATGGTTATTGTCTCCGATACTTAACTGAACAGCTCATTAGAGACTTGAAAGGGCAGTTTTCCCATGAGATGAAACGGCTCATGATTGACGACCTTTATAATGCAGCTTTGGCACCTAGACCTGAAGCCTTCCATTCGTATATCAACAGCATCAAAAAAATTTCACTGGAAGCTTACAATTGGATCATTCAGAGTGAGCCCCAATACTGGGCAAATTCATATTTCCAGGGTGCTAGATATAACCATATGGCATCAAACTTTGGGGAACTCTTTTATAGTTGGGTGTCAGATGCACACGAATTACCTATAACTCAGATGGTTGATGTCATACGGCAAAAGGTTATGGAGTTAATTTATTCCCGCAGGGCTGAGTCTGATCATTGGTTAACAAGGCTTACTCCATGCATGGAGGAAAAATTGGAAAAGGAGAGCTTGAAAGTCCGTACTCTTCAAGTGCTTCTGACTTCTGGTAGCATATTTGAGGTCCGTGGTGATTCCACCACTGAAATGGTTGACATGGACCGATGGGATTGCAGTTGTAAAGGTTGGCAACTTACAGCTTTACCATGTTCTCATGCTATTGCCGTTATCAGTTGCATTGGACGAAGCCCATATGACTTTTGCTCCAGATACTTTACAACCGAGAGCTACAGGTTAACCTATGCAGAGTCTATACAACCTATTCCAGATGTGGAGAGACCTCTGCAGAAGGATACTTCATCAGCTCTAGTGACTGTAACTCCTCCTCCAACACGCCGTCCACCAGGTAGGCCCACCACAAAAAAAGTTGGAACACCAGAGGTAATGAAGCGTCAACTACAGTGCAGTAGATGCAAGGGTTTAGGGCACAACAAGTCCACTTGCAAAGAGCTCTTGTAG
- the LOC107927291 gene encoding probable L-cysteine desulfhydrase, chloroplastic has product MASSLHSNNTQICPNPTALNGGSAADGNSQISKKPRLYADPPPLFTPSDIMSEFSHHDPAVARINNGSFGCCPSSVLSAQNQLQLQWLRQPDNFYFNQLQPKIIQSRTIIKDIINADHVDEVSIVDNATTAAAIVLQQIAWGFAEGKFCRGDAAVMLHYAYGAVKKSVEAYFTRAGGYVIEVPLPFPVSSADEIVKEFRQALRRGKQNGRKVRLAVIDHVTSMPTVVIPVKELVTICREEGVDQVFVDAAHGIGCVDVDMKQIGADFYTSNLHKWFFCPPSVAFLYCKKSTNNSDLHHPVVSHEYGNGLAIESAWIGTRDYSSYLVVPKVLEFINRFEGGIEGIKKRNHEYVVEMGQMLVKAWGTRLGCPPEMCSSMVMVGLPACLGISSDHDALELRTCLRDKFGVEVPIYYGPPKDGEEGGVVTGYARISYQVYNKVEDYYKFRDAINQLVDNAFTCASLPIS; this is encoded by the coding sequence ATGGCTTCTTCTCTCCATAGTAATAATACCCAAATCTGCCCCAATCCCACCGCCTTGAACGGCGGTTCCGCCGCCGACGGTAACTCCCAGATTTCCAAGAAACCCAGATTGTATGCTGACCCTCCGCCGTTGTTCACTCCCTCTGATATCATGTCCGAATTTTCCCACCATGATCCCGCCGTTGCTCGTATTAACAACGGCAGCTTCGGGTGTTGCCCTTCTTCAGTTCTCTCAGCTCAGAACCAGCTACAGCTCCAGTGGCTCCGACAGCCGGACAATTTCTACTTCAACCAGCTCCAACCTAAGATCATCCAGTCCAGAACTATAATTAAGGACATCATCAACGCCGACCACGTCGACGAGGTCTCTATCGTCGACAACGCCACAACCGCCGCCGCCATTGTACTGCAGCAAATAGCTTGGGGATTCGCGGAGGGGAAGTTCTGCCGTGGGGATGCCGCCGTCATGCTTCACTACGCTTACGGTGCCGTCAAGAAGTCTGTCGAGGCTTATTTCACGCGCGCCGGCGGGTATGTTATCGAGGTCCCTTTGCCTTTTCCTGTTAGCTCCGCCGACGAGATCGTGAAAGAGTTCAGGCAAGCTTTACGGAGAGGGAAACAAAACGGGAGGAAAGTAAGATTGGCTGTCATCGACCACGTCACTTCCATGCCTACCGTGGTCATCCCCGTTAAAGAATTAGTCACCATTTGTAGGGAAGAAGGCGTTGACCAAGTGTTTGTTGATGCAGCTCATGGTATCGGGTGCGTTGACGTTGATATGAAACAAATAGGAGCTGACTTTTACACTAGCAACTTGCACAAGTGGTTCTTTTGCCCACCATCTGTTGCCTTTTTGTACTGTAAAAAGTCCACAAACAACTCCGATTTGCACCATCCCGTCGTTTCCCATGAATATGGCAATGGTTTAGCCATAGAAAGTGCTTGGATAGGGACCAGGGATTACAGTTCTTACTTAGTGGTTCCAAAGGTTTTGGAATTCATCAATAGGTTTGAAGGTGGGATTGAAGGGATCAAGAAAAGGAACCATGAATATGTTGTTGAGATGGGGCAGATGTTGGTCAAAGCATGGGGAACTCGTCTTGGTTGTCCCCCAGAGATGTGTTCAAGCATGGTCATGGTTGGTTTACCTGCTTGTTTGGGGATTTCAAGTGATCATGATGCTTTGGAATTGAGGACTTGTTTAAGGGACAAGTTTGGTGTTGAGGTTCCAATATATTATGGACCACCCAAGGATGGGGAGGAAGGTGGGGTAGTAACAGGGTATGCGAGGATTTCTTATCAAGTTTATAACAAGGTTGAGGATTATTACAAGTTTAGGGATGCAATCAATCAACTCGTTGACAATGCATTCACTTGTGCTTCTCTTCCCATTTCATAA